One genomic segment of Ipomoea triloba cultivar NCNSP0323 chromosome 9, ASM357664v1 includes these proteins:
- the LOC116029405 gene encoding E3 ubiquitin-protein ligase RNF170-like, with product MKRFFFNLPSSHRHHHLHQNPNRDNSSVSASTSTSGATNPSYSSELRESASGRTEEEVSSYESANGGEVEVEEEEEEGGEEISPFRGESTEWITTSASGQRNADGEDLASASLSMSAVARENKEAGTARMDRPPSDDCCPICFSNFVVPCRGPCGHWYCGGCILQYWNYSAALQPCNCPMCSKKITKLTPEASLYHSREVEVTEVLGSIRKYNRLFVGGTYGFMLKVFCLPLYAKRLFCEMMNPDRPGAHLNKLRICAMFLGLLYTFCPFDFLRIGRQNVIDVFDYSAIALSFVLYLAGLYLRRRRFQNVREMAAIDP from the exons ATGAAGAGGTTCTTCTTCAATCTTCCGAGCTCTCACCGACACCATCACCTTCATCAGAACCCTAATCGTGACAATTCCTCCGTCTCCGCGAGCACTAGTACTAGCGGAGCCACGAATCCTTCGTATTCATCGGAGCTCCGCGAATCCGCATCGGGGAGGACTGAGGAGGAAGTGAGCAGTTACGAATCAGCGAATGGTGGAGAGGTGgaggtggaggaggaggaggaggagggagGTGAAGAAATATCGCCGTTTCGCGGCGAGTCAACGGAGTGGATAACGACGTCGGCTTCTGGTCAGAGGAATGCGGATGGTGAGGATTTAGCCTCAGCCTCCTTGTCGATGAGCGCGGTTGCTAGGGAGAACAAGGAGGCGGGAACTGCGAGGATGGATAGACCGCCTAGTGACGATTGCTGCCCTATATGCTTCAGCAATTTCGTCGTCCCCTGTCGTGGCCCCTGCGGTCATTGGTATTGCG GAGGCTGCATTTTGCAGTATTGGAACTATAGTGCAGCCCTTCAGCCTTGCAACTGTCCTATGTGTTCGAAGAAGATAACTAAGTTGACACCTGAGGCATCATTGTATCACTCTCGGGAAGTTGAAGTTACTGAGGTTCTGGGAAGTATTCGAAAATATAATCGGCTTTTTGTTGGGGGCACATATGGCTTCATGCTA AAAGTGTTTTGTTTGCCATTATACGCCAAGAGATTATTTTGTGAAATGATGAATCCTGATAGACCTGGTGCTCATCTAAACAAATTGCGAATTTGTGCA ATGTTTCTGGGTCTCCTTTATACGTTCTGCCCCTTCGATTTTCTTCGAATAG GCCGTCAAAATGTCATAGATGTGTTTGATTACTCCGCCATTGCACTTTCATTCGTCTTGTATCTGGCTGGACTCTATCTCCGAAGAAGGCGTTTCCAGAATGTCAGGGAGATGGCAGCCATTGACCCATGA
- the LOC116028910 gene encoding E3 ubiquitin-protein ligase RNF170-like: MKRFFFNLPSSHRHHHLHQNPNRDNSSVAASTSTSEATNPSYSSELRESASGRTEKEVSIYESANGGEVEEEGWEEISPFRGESAEWITASASGQRNADGEDSASLSMSAVSRENKEAGTAMSARMDSPPSGDCCPICFSNFVVPCRGPCGHWYCGGCILQYWNCSAALQPCNCLMCSKQITKLTPEASLYHSQEVEVTKVLGSIRIYNRLFVGDTYGFMLKVLYLPLYAKRLFREMMNPDIPGVHLHKLRICAMFLGLLYTLCPFDCLRIGRQNVIDVFDYSAITFSFVLYLVGLYHRRLLFQNVREMAAID, from the exons ATGAAGAGGTTCTTCTTCAATCTTCCAAGCTCTCACCGACACCATCACCTTCATCAGAACCCTAATCGTGACAATTCCTCCGTCGCTGCGAGCACTAGTACTAGCGAAGCCACGAATCCTTCGTATTCATCGGAGCTCCGCGAATCCGCATCGGGGAGGACTGAGAAGGAAGTGAGCATTTACGAATCAGCGAATGGTGGAGAGGTGGAGGAGGAGGGATGGGAAGAAATATCGCCGTTTCGCGGCGAGTCAGCGGAATGGATAACGGCGTCGGCTTCTGGTCAGAGAAATGCGGATGGTGAGGATTCAGCCTCCTTGTCGATGAGCGCGGTTTCTAGGGAGAACAAGGAGGCAGGAACTGCGATGAGTGCGAGGATGGATAGCCCTCCTAGTGGCGATTGCTGCCCTATATGCTTCAGCAATTTCGTCGTCCCCTGCCGCGGCCCCTGCGGTCATTGGTATTGCG GAGGCTGCATTTTGCAGTACTGGAACTGTAGTGCAGCCCTTCAGCCTTGCAACTGTCTAATGTGTTCGAAACAGATAACTAAGTTGACACCTGAGGCATCGTTGTATCACTCTCAGGAAGTTGAAGTTACGAAGGTTCTGGGGAGTATTCGAATATATAATCGCCTTTTTGTTGGGGACACATATGGCTTCATGCTA AAAGTGCTTTATTTGCCATTATACGCCAAGAGATTATTTCGTGAAATGATGAATCCTGATATACCTGGTGTTCATCTACACAAATTGCGAATTTGTGCA ATGTTCCTGGGTCTCCTTTATACGCTTTGCCCCTTCGATTGTCTTCGAATAG GCCGTCAAAATGTCATAGATGTGTTTGATTACTCCGCCATTACATTTTCATTCGTCTTGTATCTGGTTGGACTCTACCACCGAAGATTGCTTTTCCAGAATGTCAGGGAAATGGCAGCCATTGATTGA
- the LOC116028577 gene encoding E3 ubiquitin-protein ligase RNF170-like isoform X2, with the protein MIESSSENGSGFTDRENREEEIERKRKEKPPEDDCCPICFGDFTVSCRTNCGHWFCGNCILQLWMYRGALRACKCPICTCSISKLTPEASLFSRQEKEVVDLLKGIERYNRLYVGGLNGLLLIPLLLRRVFWALIDMLLDPHQIRLNYNVMRLVALLLGWIYRTCDFDFIPTGRLGIYGLFDSCAVIVVVVLFFAGLYRKWVRGRRVRRLAMEEAWPN; encoded by the exons ATGATAGAGAGCTCGAGTGAAAATGGCAGCGGGTTCACTGATAGAGAAAATAGGGAAGAAGAAATAGAGAGGAAGAGGAAGGAGAAGCCGCCGGAGGACGATTGTTGCCCCATTTGTTTCGGGGACTTCACCGTGTCTTGCAGGACCAATTGCGGCCACTGGTTTTGCG GAAATTGCATTTTGCAACTCTGGATGTATAGAGGGGCACTTCGAGCTTGCAAGTGTCCCATATGCACTTGCTCCATCTCCAAGCTGACACCGGAGGCATCGTTGTTTTCTCGACAGGAAAAGGAAGTTGTTGACCTCCTTAAGGGCATTGAGCGGTACAATCGTCTATACGTAGGGGGTTTGAATGGGCTTTTGCTG ATACCCCTCTTACTAAGAAGAGTTTTCTGGGCATTGATTGACATGCTTTTGGATCCGCATCAAATAAGACTAAACTATAATGTGATGCGTCTTGTGGCT CTCTTGCTAGGCTGGATCTACCGCACATGTGACTTTGACTTCATTCCCACTG GTAGACTGGGAATTTATGGGCTGTTTGATAGCTGTGCGGTTATAGTGGTTGTGGTTCTGTTCTTTGCCGGCCTATACCGGAAATGGGTGCGTGGCCGCCGTGTGAGGCGGTTGGCTATGGAGGAAGCATGGCCTAATTGA
- the LOC116028577 gene encoding E3 ubiquitin-protein ligase RNF170-like isoform X1 codes for MIESSSENGSGFTDRENREEEIERKRKEKPPEDDCCPICFGDFTVSCRTNCGHWFCGNCILQLWMYRGALRACKCPICTCSISKLTPEASLFSRQEKEVVDLLKGIERYNRLYVGGLNGLLLKIPLLLRRVFWALIDMLLDPHQIRLNYNVMRLVALLLGWIYRTCDFDFIPTGRLGIYGLFDSCAVIVVVVLFFAGLYRKWVRGRRVRRLAMEEAWPN; via the exons ATGATAGAGAGCTCGAGTGAAAATGGCAGCGGGTTCACTGATAGAGAAAATAGGGAAGAAGAAATAGAGAGGAAGAGGAAGGAGAAGCCGCCGGAGGACGATTGTTGCCCCATTTGTTTCGGGGACTTCACCGTGTCTTGCAGGACCAATTGCGGCCACTGGTTTTGCG GAAATTGCATTTTGCAACTCTGGATGTATAGAGGGGCACTTCGAGCTTGCAAGTGTCCCATATGCACTTGCTCCATCTCCAAGCTGACACCGGAGGCATCGTTGTTTTCTCGACAGGAAAAGGAAGTTGTTGACCTCCTTAAGGGCATTGAGCGGTACAATCGTCTATACGTAGGGGGTTTGAATGGGCTTTTGCTG AAGATACCCCTCTTACTAAGAAGAGTTTTCTGGGCATTGATTGACATGCTTTTGGATCCGCATCAAATAAGACTAAACTATAATGTGATGCGTCTTGTGGCT CTCTTGCTAGGCTGGATCTACCGCACATGTGACTTTGACTTCATTCCCACTG GTAGACTGGGAATTTATGGGCTGTTTGATAGCTGTGCGGTTATAGTGGTTGTGGTTCTGTTCTTTGCCGGCCTATACCGGAAATGGGTGCGTGGCCGCCGTGTGAGGCGGTTGGCTATGGAGGAAGCATGGCCTAATTGA
- the LOC116028489 gene encoding ATP-dependent DNA helicase Q-like 4A yields the protein MSRENHMSESNWGEESGSGDKLPKFNWSQHASSLNNFSSQDNLLKSNFLFSLPEQNPHAREAMAVRSTICPVPNVRLSDPLAEKAWQLLSSLRLSSKSYTKPGKTLPLTIDASASAIGKSGQANKKWSSNVNSTSFEHAPLHQDFNISNNEVGESRKSVGASFPSHAQVGNFVTRQNTVYTSMANTSQNRPSDGSASSGADDVNKINGSNGTFVAGVDDDDILEHIDVDQIVMEHYQSNCTPQPSVSKFPSFTPVTSSKCMARSEDTNLPLELSSNCSHGLQLGLCPEASNHLQDMKDKLICISNDLLDNVTNLSPDQVENLRKERLQLNTQIQQLEKYLRTVSVNEERIMSQFSASTTSAFQYETPRTVPFRIDPMRLETQFQYNGPVGFDQWNSSSMSFASNDISTAPVNREAYIPTYIEVNYVDGSSDKKWSSRDFPWTKKLEANNKKVFGNHSFRPNQREVINASMSGNDVFVLMPTGGGKSLTYQLPALISPGITLVISPLVSLIQDQIMHLLQVNIPATYLSASMEWAEQQEIFRELNSGVCKYKLLYVTPEKVAKSDVLLRHLERLHGSDSLSRIVIDEAHCVSQWGHDFRPDYQCLGILKQKFPSVPVLALTATATLSVKEDVVQALGLSNCVVFRQSFNRPNLRYSVVPKTKKCLEDIDAFIKENHFDECGIIYCLSRMDCEKVSEKLQEYGHKAAYYHGSMDAAQRAYVQKQWSKDEVNIICATVAFGMGINKPDVRFVIHHSLPKSIEGYHQECGRAGRDGQHSSCVLYYSYSDYIRVKHMISQCNVEQSSFTPGYGRSSMATSGNILETNTDNLLRMVSYCENDVDCRRLLQLIHFGEKFDSANCLNTCDNCSKSQSCIDKDVTGTAKQLVELVKMTGQQFSSAHILEVFRGSLNQFVKKHRHETLSLHGVGKHLAKGEASRVLRHLVTEDILVEEVKKSDMYGSVSSVLKVNEFKANNLFAHGHIVRLRFPSSAKASKPIRAETSQPSRVETSQTTPAKGTLTSMMQSEVDLDLSAKLYNALRMLRSNLVKEAGEGYMAYHIFGNATLQLISKRVPRNKYELQDISGIGKIKVTKYGDRVLETIEATIKGHSNSGSSNDSNDSGKRRRESANIIANAEFEEDDFAAESTARSKKKAPKKHRKQNEPPIDYADLGYFDEFMDADLEENSDPQIHGGNGGRVLPSWRAPGT from the exons ATGTCAAGGGAGAATCACATGAG TGAAAGCAATTGGGGTGAGGAATCGGGCTCTGGAGACAAGCTCCCTAAATTTAATTGGTCTCAACATGCCAGCTCTCTCAATAACTTTTCCAGTCAAGATAACTTGTTAAAATCCAATTTCCTTTTTTCCCTACCAGAACAAAACCCTCATGCCAGAGAAGCAATGGCTGTAAG GTCTACAATTTGTCCAGTCCCGAATGTGAGATTGTCTGACCCTTTAGCTGAGAAG GCTTGGCAACTTCTATCCAGCCTTCGGTTGTCTTCCAAGAGCTACACTAAACCTGGGAAAACTCTACCACTAACTATAGATGCTAGTGCTTCTGCCATAGGAAAATCTGGTCAAGCTAATAAAAAATGGTCTTCTAATGTGAATAGCACTTCCTTTGAGCATGCCCCATTGCATCAGGACTTCAACATAAGTAACAATGAAGTTGGAGAATCCAGAAAATCTGTAGGGGCTTCTTTTCCATCACATGCACAAGTGGGAAACTTTGTAACTAGGCAGAATACTGTATACACATCGATGGCAAATACTTCTCAGAATCGTCCCTCTGATGGATCAGCCAGCAGTGGTGCAGATGatgtaaacaaaataaatgggTCTAATGGAACTTTTGTGGCTGGAGTTGATGATGACGATATACTAGAG CACATTGATGTTGACCAAATAGTTATGGAGCATTATCAATCCAACTGTACACCTCAACCATCAGTTTCAAAATTTCCATCTTTTACTCCGGTTACGAGTTCTAAATGTATGGCAAGATCTGAAGACACAAATTTGCCTTTGGAGTTGTCCTCAAATTGCAGTCATGGTTTGCAG CTAGGACTTTGTCCAGAGGCTTCAAATCATTTACAAGATATGAAGGATAAGTTAATTTGTATTTCAAATGATCTTCTTGACAATGTTACTAATCTCAGTCCAGATCAAGTTGAAAATCTGCGTAAAGAAAG ATTGCAGTTGAATACACAAATTCAACAGCTTGAAAAGTATCTCCGCACTGTATCAGTCAACGAGGAAAGAATAATGTCACAGTTCTCTGCATCCACAACTTCTGCTTTTCAATATGAGACTCCTCGGACAGTTCCATTCAGGATTGATCCCATGAGGCTTGAAACACAGTTTCAATATAATGGTCCAGTTGGATTTGATCAATGGAATTCTTCATCAATGTCATTTGCATCCAATGATATTTCAACTGCTCCAGTCAACAGAGAAGCTTATATACCAACATATATAGAAGTCAATTATGTTGATGGTTCAAGTGACAAAAAGTGGAGCAGCCGAGACTTCCCTTGGACAAAGAAGCTTGAG GCTAACAACAAAAAGGTATTTGGCAATCACTCTTTTCGCCCCAACCAAAGGGAGGTGATTAATGCTAGTATGAGTGGAAATGATGTATTTGTCCTAATGCCAACTGGGGGAGGAAAAAGTTTGACTTACCAG CTTCCAGCTCTCATTTCTCCTGGGATTACTTTGGTGATTTCACCTCTCGTTTCACTCATTCAAGACCAGATAATGCATCTGCTACAG GTCAACATTCCTGCTACTTATCTTAGTGCCAGCATGGAATGGGCTGAGCAACAGGAGATCTTTAGAGAACTTAATTCAGGCGTTTGCAAATACAAACTTTTATATGTCACCCCAGAGAAAGTTGCTAA AAGTGATGTTCTATTGCGACACTTGGAGAGACTACATGGCAGTGATTCACTTTCTAGAATTGTTATTGATGAAGCACATTGTGTAAGCCAATGGGGACATGATTTTAGGCCAGACTATCAG TGTCTAGGTATCCTGAAACAGAAGTTTCCTAGTGTACCTGTTCTTGCCTTGACTGCTACTGCAACACTCAGTGTCAAGGAAGATGTTGTTCAAGCTCTTGGTCTTTCCAACTGTGTTGTCTTTCGGCAGAGTTTTAATCGCCCTAATTTACG ATATTCTGTAGTTCCAAAGACAAAGAAGTGTTTGGAAGACATTGATGCCTTCataaaagaaaatcattttgATGAATGTGGAATCATCTATTGTCTTTCAAGAATGGATTGTGAAAAAGTTTCAGAAAAGTTGCAG GAATATGGACATAAAGCAGCATATTACCATGGCAGCATGGATGCTGCTCAGCGTGCATATGTTCAGAAACAATGGAGCAAGGATGAGGTCAATATTATTTGTGCAACTGTTGCGTTTGGAATGG GTATCAATAAGCCAGATGTTCGTTTTGTCATTCATCATTCTCTACCAAAATCTATAGAAGGCTACCATCAG GAGTGTGGCCGAGCTGGTAGAGATGGCCAACATTCATCTTGTGTGTTGTACTACAGCTACAGTGATTAT ATAAGAGTCAAGCATATGATTAGCCAATGCAATGTAGAGCAAAGCTCCTTTACACCTGGATATGGTCGTTCCAGCATGGCAACCTCTGGGAATATTCTGGAAACAAACACTGACAATCTTTTGAGAATG GTTAGCTACTGTGAGAATGATGTTGACTGTAGGCGCCTCCTTCAGCTTATTCATTTTGGCGAAAAATTTGATTCTGCCAACTGCTTGAACACTTGTGACAATTGTTCAAAGTCTCAGAGCTGCATTGACAAGGATGTTACTGGAACTGCAAAACAATTA GTCGAGTTAGTGAAGATGACTGGGCAGCAGTTTTCATCAGCTCACATCTTGGAAGTTTTTAGGGGTTCCCTAAACCAATTT GTCAAGAAACATAGGCATGAAACCTTGAGCCTGCATGGAGTTGGAAAACATCTAGCCAAAGGTGAAGCATCCCGTGTGTTGCGCCACCTTGTTACTGAAGATATTTTAGTGGAAGAGGTTAAAAAAAGTGATATGTATGGATCTGTATCATCAGTCTTGAAG GTGAATGAATTCAAAGCCAACAATCTCTTTGCCCACGGACATATAGTCAGATTAAG ATTCCCATCATCTGCCAAGGCATCTAAGCCGATTAGAGCAGAAACAAGTCAGCCGAGTAGAGTAGAAACAAGTCAAACAACTCCTGCAAAAGGCACACTAACATCAATGATGCAATCTGAGGTTGACCTG GACCTGTCAGCCAAACTGTATAATGCACTACGGATGCTTCGATCTAACCTTGTTAAGGAAGCTGGAGAGGGATACATGGCTTACCATATATTTGG GAATGCTACATTGCAGCTCATAAGCAAGAGGGTACCTAGAAATAAATATGAGCTGCAAGATATCAGTGGTATTGGCAA GATTAAAGTAACCAAATATGGCGATCGAGTATTGGAAACCATAGAGGCCACCATTAAGGGCCACTCAAACAGCGGCAGTAGCAACGACAGCAATGATTCAGGCAAGAGGAGAAGAGAAAGCGCAAACATCATTGCAAATGCAGAGTTTGAAGAAGACGACTTCGCCGCGGAAAGCACCGCCCGCTCCAAGAAAAAGGCGCCAAAAAAGCACCGGAAACAGAACGAGCCGCCTATTGACTATGCGGATCTAGGATACTTCGATGAATTTATGGACGCTGATCTCGAAGAAAACTCCGATCCCCAAATCCATGGCGGCAATGGAGGGAGAGTGCTACCTTCATGGCGCGCGCCAGGGACTTAG
- the LOC116028654 gene encoding thiamine biosynthetic bifunctional enzyme TH1, chloroplastic, which produces MKLPFMDSCSQALYSSSSLKSKLSCSVGRLQRFCQSRTLVTMSCDSTKIRVPHVLTVAGSDSGAGAGIQADLKACAARGVYCSTVITSVTAQNTVGVQGVHIVPEDFLAEQLRSVLSDMHPDVVKTGMLPSTGIVKVLCQSLKEFPVQALVVDPVMVSTSGHTLSGPSILDSFREELLPLADLVTPNLKEASALLGGVHLETFDDMRFAAKSIYEFGSRNVLVKGGDLPSSLDAVDILYDGKEFYEFQSPRIRTANTHGTGCTLASSIAAELSKGSPMISAIKVAKRSVETALNYSKDIVVGNGCQGPFDHLLKLKSNAKNLIRLHPFDPSDLFLYAVTDSRMNKKWGRLITDAVKAAIEGGASIIQLREKDAETLDFLEAAKACLEICRLHDVPLLINDRIDVALASGADGVHVGQSDMPAHVARALLGPDKIIGVSCKTPEQAHRAWVEGADYIGCGGIYPTNTKENNRTIGLDGLKSVCLSSRLPVVAIGGIGISNAEAVMALGVPNLKGIAVVSALFDRECIATETRKLHKVLTESAATVN; this is translated from the exons ATGAAGCTCCCATTTATGGATTCCTGCTCTCAAGCCCTCTACAGTTCATCTTCTCTCAAGTCAAAG TTGAGTTGTAGCGTGGGTCGCCTTCAACGCTTTTGTCAATCCAGGACGTTGGTAACAATGTCTTGCGATAGTACGAAAATCAGAGTTCCGCACGTACTCACCGTTGCCGGTTCGGattccggcgccggcgccggaatTCAGGCGGACCTCAAGGCTTGTGCGGCGAGGGGAGTCTACTGCTCTACGGTGATCACGTCCGTTACTGCTCAGAACACTGTGGGAGTTCAG GGCGTGCACATTGTGCCGGAGGATTTCTTGGCGGAGCAGCTGAGGTCGGTGCTATCTGATATGCATCCTGATGTT GTGAAAACAGGCATGCTTCCTTCAACTGGCATAGTCAAGGTCCTCTGTCAGAGTCTTAAGGAGTTTCCAGTTCAAG CTTTGGTGGTTGATCCTGTTATGGTTTCTACAAGTGGGCACACATTGTCTGGTCCTTCAATCTTAGATAGCTTTCG GGAGGAACTTCTTCCCCTGGCTGATTTAGTGACTCCAAATCTGAAGGAGGCATCTGCTTTGCTTGGTGGTGTGCACTTGGAAACATTCGATGACATGCGATTTGCTGCTAAATCTATATATGAATTTGGCTCAAG GAATGTACTTGTGAAAGGTGGTGACCTTCCTAGTTCACTGGATGCTGTTGATATATTATACGATG GGAAGGAATTCTATGAGTTTCAGTCCCCGCGCATAAGAACAGCAAATACTCATGGAACTGGTTGCACGCTGGCTTCTTCTATTGCAGCTGAGTTATCTAAAGGTTCTCCAATGATTTCTGCTATTAAG GTAGCTAAACGCAGTGTTGAAACAGCCTTGAATTACAGTAAGGATATAGTCGTTGGAAATGGTTGTCAGGGTCCTTTTGATCATCTACTGAAGCTTAAGAGCAATGCAAAGAACTTAATTAGGCTGCATCCTTTTGATCCAAGTGATCTCTTCTTGTACGCTGTTACAGATTCACGGATGAACAAAAAGTGGGGGCGTTTAATAACGGATGCAGTGAAAGCTGCCATAGAAGGAGGTGCCTCCATCATTCAACTAAG GGAAAAGGATGCAGAAACACTCGACTTTCTGGAAGCTGCAAAGGCATGTTTGGAAATATGTCGACTTCATGATGTGCCTCTATTGATAAATGACAGGATTGATGTTGCTCTAGCTAGTGGTGCTGATGGCGTGCATGTTGGCCAGTCTGACATGCCTGCCCATGTTGCCCGAGCTCTTCTTGGGCCTGACAAAATCATCGGTGTATCATGCAAAACACCAGAGCAAGCTCATCGAGCATGGGTAGAAGGGGCAGATTACATTGGCTGTGGCGGTATATATCCAACAAACACAAAAGAAAACAACCGGACAATCGGTTTGGATGGATTGAAATCTGTATGTCTATCTTCAAGATTACCAGTGGTGGCAATTGGCGGAATTGGCATCTCAAACGCGGAGGCTGTAATGGCATTAGGAGTCCCGAATCTGAAAGGCATTGCTGTTGTATCTGCTTTATTCGACAGGGAATGCATTGCTACGGAAACGAGAAAGTTGCATAAGGTGCTGACTGAGTCGGCCGCAACAGTAAACTGA
- the LOC116028655 gene encoding serine/threonine-protein kinase SRK2A: MEKYELVKDIGSGNFGVARLMRNKETKELVAMKYIERGFKIDENVAREIINHRSLRHPNIIRFKEVVLTPTHLAIVMEYAAGGELFERICNAGRFSEDEARYFFQQLISGVSYCHSLQICHRDLKLENTLLDGSAAPRLKICDFGYSKSSLLHSRPKSTVGTPAYIAPEVLSRREYDGKLADVWSCGVTLYVMLVGAYPFEDQEDPKNFRKTIQRIMSVQYKIPDYVHISQDCRHLLSRIFVANPSRRITIKDIKTHPWFLKNLPRELTEVAQAAYYRRENPTSSLQSAEDIMKIVEEAKAPPPASRSIGGFGWGGEEDEEKEEEAEEDEYDRQVKQAHESGEVRVS; encoded by the exons aTGGAGAAATACGAGCTTGTTAAGGATATAGGTTCCGGGAATTTCGGCGTGGCGAGGCTCATGAGGAACAAGGAGACTAAGGAGCTTGTGGCCATGAAGTACATAGAAAGAGGctttaag ATTGATGAGAATGTGGCCAGGGAAATCATAAACCATAGATCACTGCGACACCCAAACATAATTCGGTTCAAGGAG GTCGTATTGACTCCTACTCATCTTGCCATTGTCATGGAATATGCAGCAGGTGGAGAGCTCTTTGAACGAATCTGCAATGCGGGAAGGTTCAGTGAAGACGAG GCTAGGTACTTCTTCCAGCAGCTTATTTCAGGAGTCAGCTACTGTCACTCTTTG CAAATATGTCATCGGGACCTAAAGCTGGAGAATACCCTACTGGATGGGAGTGCAGCACCACGTCTTAAGATTTGTGATTTTGGCTACTCTAAG TCATCTCTGCTGCATTCGAGACCAAAATCTACTGTTGGTACTCCAGCTTATATTGCCCCCGAGGTCCTATCTCGCAGAGAGTATGATGGCAAG CTTGCAGATGTGTGGTCTTGTGGAGTAACACTCTATGTGATGCTGGTTGGTGCCTACCCTTTCGAAGACCAGGAAGATCCCAAGAACTTCAGGAAAACTATTCAA CGTATAATGAGTGTGCAGTACAAGATTCCTGACTACGTCCATATATCACAAGATTGTAGGCACCTTCTCTCCCGAATATTTGTTGCAAATCCATCAAGG AGGATTACGATTAAAGACATCAAGACTCACCCCTGGTTCTTGAAGAATTTGCCAAGGGAATTAACGGAAGTGGCACAAGCGGCCTATTACAGGAGAGAAAACCCGACATCTTCCCTTCAAAGCGCGGAGGACATAATGAAGATTGTGGAAGAAGCCAAGGCCCCTCCTCCGGCTTCTCGTTCCATTGGGGGGTTCGGGTGGGGAGGTGAAGAGGATGAGGAGAAGGAAGAGGAGGCAGAAGAGGATGAATATGACAGGCAAGTGAAGCAGGCACACGAAAGTGGAGAAGTGCGCGTGTCCTGA